A stretch of Pseudoprevotella muciniphila DNA encodes these proteins:
- a CDS encoding glucosaminidase domain-containing protein: protein MRLYIVIAAFFAVLHLDAQQSQDYLMYIEQYKDAAVEQMEKHGVPASITLAQGILESAAGKSMLAVKANNHFGIKTGGTWNGPYVCKDDDEKQEKFRKYGSVQESYEDHSVFLKKPRYASLFKLEKTDYRGWANGLKMAGYATNPQYANKLINLIETYELWRYDSKDGRTSHHLAQHEEKPRHHVRSHQPKPRQEVKHVVRVAEPSSNVMKRCNGVYYVVAGEGDTYASISEKWKVSEKHLRRYNDVDESYRLTKGDVVFLQKKKMSASETSKSDFHKVLAGESLYSISQKYGIQLKALYKKNQLKRNYMIKVGDFLKIR from the coding sequence ATGAGGTTATATATCGTTATAGCAGCCTTCTTTGCCGTGTTGCATCTTGATGCTCAACAGAGTCAGGACTATCTGATGTATATAGAGCAATATAAGGATGCAGCGGTAGAACAGATGGAGAAACATGGCGTTCCTGCCAGCATAACGTTGGCGCAAGGCATTCTGGAGAGTGCCGCAGGCAAGAGCATGCTGGCAGTTAAGGCAAACAACCACTTCGGAATTAAGACAGGCGGCACTTGGAATGGTCCATACGTTTGTAAAGACGATGATGAAAAACAGGAGAAGTTCAGAAAATATGGTTCTGTACAGGAATCTTACGAAGATCACTCCGTGTTTCTTAAGAAACCCAGATATGCATCGCTTTTCAAACTCGAAAAGACGGACTACAGAGGTTGGGCAAACGGACTGAAAATGGCTGGCTATGCCACTAATCCTCAATATGCCAACAAACTGATAAACCTCATTGAAACATACGAACTATGGCGTTACGACTCAAAAGACGGGAGAACATCACATCATCTGGCTCAGCATGAAGAAAAGCCCCGTCATCACGTCAGGAGCCATCAACCCAAGCCGCGACAGGAAGTCAAGCATGTTGTTCGTGTTGCAGAGCCTTCTTCGAATGTAATGAAACGCTGCAATGGTGTCTATTATGTTGTGGCAGGAGAGGGTGATACGTATGCATCAATATCTGAAAAATGGAAGGTCAGTGAAAAGCATTTAAGAAGATACAACGATGTTGACGAAAGTTACAGATTAACAAAAGGCGACGTGGTTTTCCTGCAGAAGAAAAAAATGTCTGCAAGCGAGACATCAAAAAGTGATTTCCACAAAGTATTGGCAGGCGAATCGCTCTATTCTATCTCACAAAAATATGGCATCCAACTTAAAGCCCTATACAAAAAGAATCAGTTGAAGCGAAACTATATGATAAAAGTGGGCGATTTTTTGAAAATAAGGTAA
- a CDS encoding OmpP1/FadL family transporter has protein sequence MKLRLLTLSGALLALMPVIAQDVYEVESLSSQDLNGTARYVGMGGAMNALGADLSTIGSNPAGIGMYRRNDVAVTGSITSQPNGEKFLDINKARTSFDQAGIVFKTNLGGSSLKYINFGFNYQKRNNFKKYINVEGSTGGASQMDELTALAPYDNYPYLLDAAYDAGAFNIINNGAAGEVVYTPSYNATNNKMKKAQWGYVSQYDFNVSMNFNHQVYVGVTMGVYDVDKHSGTDYWEGNAADPNIGYYMNNDERLTGTGFDVKAGVIVRPIKDNPFRFGLSVATPIWYDLTYDGNAYAEYTNDNWATNGAGEKYSAPFDYKIRTPWKFNVSAATTIGKIAAIDAEYEYSDYSTANVSYPDGWDRWNNVKDQYLKEEIKHNLKGVSTVRVGAEVNFLPNCFVRAGYNYVSSPFEDNASRNLNIDGPAPTGAVGTEYVNLGAINRLTVGLGYRVKGFYMDAAYQYQNQEGKVYGFQSANLPEQKFALNRNNFMLTLGYKF, from the coding sequence ATGAAATTAAGACTCCTCACATTATCAGGTGCGCTTCTCGCCTTGATGCCTGTCATAGCACAGGACGTATATGAAGTTGAGTCCTTGTCAAGTCAGGACCTGAATGGTACAGCGAGATATGTAGGTATGGGTGGTGCCATGAATGCTCTTGGTGCCGACCTTTCAACGATTGGTTCCAACCCGGCAGGTATCGGTATGTACCGCCGCAACGATGTGGCTGTTACAGGTAGCATAACTTCACAGCCCAACGGTGAGAAATTCCTTGACATCAACAAGGCGCGCACATCTTTCGACCAGGCTGGTATCGTTTTCAAGACCAACCTTGGTGGCAGCAGCCTAAAGTACATCAATTTTGGCTTTAACTATCAGAAGCGAAATAACTTCAAGAAGTATATAAACGTAGAGGGATCTACTGGTGGTGCTTCACAAATGGATGAACTGACCGCTCTTGCACCATACGACAACTATCCTTATCTGCTTGATGCTGCATACGATGCAGGTGCATTTAATATAATAAACAATGGCGCTGCTGGCGAAGTTGTTTATACTCCTTCTTACAATGCCACAAACAACAAGATGAAGAAAGCACAGTGGGGTTATGTTTCTCAGTATGACTTCAACGTGTCAATGAACTTCAATCATCAAGTTTATGTGGGTGTAACTATGGGTGTTTATGACGTTGACAAACATAGCGGAACTGATTATTGGGAAGGCAATGCTGCAGACCCGAATATCGGCTACTATATGAACAACGACGAGCGCCTCACCGGTACTGGATTTGATGTAAAAGCAGGTGTGATTGTTCGTCCGATAAAGGACAATCCTTTCCGTTTTGGTCTCTCTGTTGCTACACCGATCTGGTATGACCTGACATACGACGGCAATGCCTATGCAGAATACACAAACGATAATTGGGCAACAAACGGGGCAGGCGAAAAGTATTCAGCGCCTTTCGATTATAAGATACGTACACCCTGGAAATTTAACGTCAGTGCCGCTACAACTATAGGAAAGATTGCTGCCATCGATGCAGAATACGAATACAGCGACTATAGTACGGCAAACGTAAGTTATCCTGATGGTTGGGATAGATGGAACAATGTGAAAGATCAATACCTCAAAGAAGAAATCAAGCACAACCTGAAAGGAGTAAGTACAGTAAGAGTGGGTGCTGAAGTGAACTTCCTGCCTAATTGCTTCGTACGCGCAGGTTATAACTACGTTTCTTCACCTTTCGAGGACAATGCTTCGAGAAATCTTAACATTGACGGCCCCGCACCTACAGGTGCTGTAGGAACAGAATATGTCAACCTCGGTGCCATCAACCGTCTGACGGTTGGTCTTGGCTATCGTGTGAAGGGTTTCTACATGGACGCTGCATATCAATACCAGAATCAGGAAGGCAAGGTATATGGTTTCCAGTCAGCCAACCTGCCGGAACAGAAGTTTGCCCTCAATCGCAACAATTTCATGCTGACATTGGGTTATAAATTCTAA
- a CDS encoding EFR1 family ferrodoxin (N-terminal region resembles flavodoxins. C-terminal ferrodoxin region binds two 4Fe-4S clusters.), with the protein MIAFFSGTGNSKWVAQKLGVLLEQEVVNITSVASDDFIKVKILVIPVYAWGVPRWVKQYLITAELPQKIDIVLTCGDDIGMTDVELRNFFSKRNSRMNSCHSLQMPNTYVALPGFDTDSQDVVSKKMENAHIRLQVIAERLKDSKEVIDVVRGGFPRIKSYILRPLFNHCLTGDKRFKVDTKACIHCNRCADICPVQNVRMTDEGIPKWLHHCADCSACYHVCPKHAIQHSSFTKNKGQKKLI; encoded by the coding sequence ATGATTGCGTTTTTTTCGGGCACGGGTAACAGCAAGTGGGTCGCTCAGAAATTGGGAGTTCTTTTAGAGCAGGAAGTGGTCAACATCACATCCGTGGCATCAGATGACTTTATCAAAGTCAAAATACTCGTTATTCCTGTTTATGCATGGGGTGTGCCCAGATGGGTGAAACAATATCTTATAACAGCCGAACTGCCACAAAAGATAGACATTGTTCTCACTTGTGGTGACGATATAGGCATGACTGATGTAGAACTACGCAATTTTTTCAGTAAACGGAATAGCAGGATGAATTCTTGTCATTCGCTACAGATGCCAAACACTTATGTTGCTTTGCCGGGTTTTGATACAGACAGCCAGGATGTTGTTTCCAAGAAAATGGAAAATGCGCACATTCGTTTGCAGGTTATTGCAGAGCGGTTGAAGGATAGTAAAGAAGTTATAGACGTCGTTCGTGGAGGTTTTCCAAGGATAAAGAGTTATATCTTGCGGCCTTTGTTCAATCATTGCCTTACGGGTGATAAAAGATTCAAGGTAGATACAAAGGCCTGTATTCATTGCAACAGATGCGCAGACATTTGCCCGGTTCAGAATGTCAGAATGACCGATGAAGGCATTCCCAAATGGCTACACCATTGTGCCGATTGCTCTGCCTGTTACCATGTTTGTCCGAAACACGCGATACAACACAGTTCGTTTACAAAGAATAAAGGACAGAAGAAGTTGATTTGA
- the ispE gene encoding 4-(cytidine 5'-diphospho)-2-C-methyl-D-erythritol kinase has protein sequence MPLNNESHTRYAMAKINIGLYVTAKKDDGYHNLETIFYPIPLCDTLQVDPIDDSREYVLETAGYKIEGKSEDNLIVKVYKSLREEFGLPSVNIYLDKHIPMGAGLGGGSSDAAEMMKLLNEMFNIGLSDAEMEERLSNFGADCPFFVKKTPAFATGIGDMLTPIDFSLKGWVLVLIKPKTFVSTREAYSGIKPDKSDIDLREAVQLPVDSWKDMIRNVFETSVFALHPEIAAIKSTLYDMGATYASMSGSGSTVYALFRHKQEGLKRVFNDCFVYQSQLR, from the coding sequence ATGCCACTGAATAATGAAAGCCACACTCGCTACGCAATGGCAAAAATAAATATCGGTCTTTACGTTACAGCCAAAAAAGATGACGGTTACCACAACCTTGAAACCATCTTCTACCCTATCCCGCTCTGCGACACACTGCAAGTTGACCCCATAGATGATTCACGCGAGTATGTCTTGGAAACGGCTGGTTATAAGATAGAAGGCAAATCTGAAGACAATCTGATAGTGAAAGTGTATAAATCTCTTCGAGAAGAGTTCGGCTTGCCTTCTGTAAACATCTATCTTGACAAACACATTCCTATGGGTGCAGGCTTAGGAGGTGGCAGTAGTGATGCTGCAGAAATGATGAAATTATTGAACGAGATGTTCAACATCGGACTCTCTGATGCAGAAATGGAAGAGCGATTGTCCAACTTTGGCGCAGACTGTCCCTTCTTCGTAAAAAAAACACCTGCCTTTGCAACAGGTATAGGTGATATGCTGACACCCATAGACTTTTCACTCAAAGGCTGGGTATTGGTGCTTATCAAGCCAAAGACTTTTGTTTCTACTCGGGAGGCTTATTCCGGAATAAAACCGGACAAGAGCGATATAGACTTGAGAGAAGCCGTGCAATTACCGGTTGACAGTTGGAAGGACATGATAAGAAACGTCTTTGAAACAAGCGTATTTGCCCTCCATCCTGAGATTGCAGCAATAAAGTCAACTTTATACGACATGGGGGCAACATACGCTTCCATGAGTGGAAGCGGCAGCACAGTTTATGCACTTTTCAGGCATAAGCAGGAAGGACTTAAACGTGTGTTCAACGATTGTTTTGTATATCAAAGTCAATTACGATAA
- a CDS encoding glycoside hydrolase family 57 protein → MKTVCLYFEIHQNIHLKRYRFFDIGTDHYYYDDYENERSIQETADRSYVPALKALIEMAEQYGSYFKCAISLSGCAIELLERYAPQVIDLLQELNEKSTVEFLAEPYSHGFSSLTNHDCFKEEVTRVCKKVKSLFGQTPKVFRNSCLIYSDEIGELVADMGFKGMLAEGAKHVLGWKSPHFVYHCNRNPKLKLLLRDYSLSEDISYRFNDSTWSEYPLFADNYAQWIANLPAEEQVVNIFMELCALGIFQPLSSNILEFMKALPAQLKERGVVFSTPSEICAKMKSAGELDVNYPTSWVDEERDLSPWLGNDMQREALEKLYSVAERVAICNDKRLKQDYDYLQASNNFRFMSTKANSYGGYRGIYDSPYDAFTNYMNILGDFVSRVNNLYPEYENEELNSLLTTIRNQEEELEMKEKEIEKLQHFLAHLEEMTGNQVEKQETKEAEKKPAPKKSAAKKAVAKPVAKKEEPKKSVAKKAIAKKAVAKPVAKKEEPKKPAAKKVDAKKAAAKPAAKKPTAKAAPKKK, encoded by the coding sequence ATGAAAACCGTTTGTTTATATTTTGAAATTCACCAGAATATTCATCTGAAACGTTATCGTTTTTTCGACATCGGCACGGATCATTACTACTATGACGACTACGAGAATGAACGCTCAATTCAGGAAACAGCCGACCGTTCATACGTGCCCGCGCTGAAAGCACTTATTGAAATGGCAGAACAGTATGGCAGTTATTTCAAATGCGCCATATCACTTTCAGGTTGTGCCATAGAACTTCTGGAACGCTATGCACCTCAGGTGATTGACCTCCTGCAGGAACTTAACGAAAAGAGCACAGTAGAGTTCCTTGCTGAACCGTACAGCCATGGCTTCTCATCGCTAACGAACCATGACTGTTTCAAGGAAGAGGTAACACGTGTCTGCAAGAAAGTAAAATCCCTGTTCGGTCAGACACCGAAGGTGTTCCGCAACTCTTGCCTGATCTATAGCGATGAGATCGGAGAACTCGTTGCCGACATGGGCTTCAAGGGTATGCTTGCAGAAGGTGCAAAACACGTCCTTGGCTGGAAGAGTCCACACTTCGTTTACCACTGCAACAGAAATCCGAAACTGAAACTGTTGTTGCGTGATTACAGTCTCTCTGAAGACATCAGTTATCGCTTCAACGACTCTACCTGGAGCGAATATCCGCTCTTTGCAGACAATTATGCTCAATGGATTGCAAATCTGCCGGCAGAAGAACAAGTCGTAAACATCTTTATGGAACTTTGTGCACTTGGCATCTTCCAACCATTGTCTTCTAATATCCTCGAATTCATGAAGGCTCTTCCGGCTCAACTCAAAGAGCGCGGTGTTGTGTTCAGCACACCATCGGAAATTTGCGCTAAGATGAAGAGTGCAGGTGAACTCGATGTGAACTACCCAACATCTTGGGTTGACGAAGAGCGAGACCTTTCTCCATGGCTTGGCAACGATATGCAACGCGAAGCGCTCGAAAAACTGTATAGTGTAGCAGAACGTGTAGCAATATGCAACGACAAGCGTCTGAAGCAAGATTACGACTACCTGCAGGCATCGAACAATTTCCGCTTCATGAGCACAAAAGCCAACAGTTATGGTGGATACAGAGGTATTTATGATTCGCCATACGATGCTTTCACAAACTACATGAACATACTTGGCGACTTCGTAAGCCGTGTGAACAACCTTTATCCGGAATACGAAAACGAAGAACTCAATTCTCTCCTGACAACTATTCGCAATCAGGAAGAAGAACTTGAGATGAAGGAAAAAGAAATTGAAAAATTGCAGCATTTCCTGGCACATCTGGAAGAAATGACAGGCAATCAGGTTGAGAAACAGGAAACTAAAGAGGCAGAAAAGAAACCTGCCCCAAAGAAATCTGCAGCAAAGAAGGCTGTCGCAAAACCTGTAGCAAAGAAGGAAGAGCCGAAGAAATCTGTCGCAAAGAAGGCTATTGCAAAGAAGGCTGTCGCAAAACCTGTAGCAAAGAAGGAAGAGCCGAAGAAACCTGCCGCAAAGAAGGTTGACGCAAAGAAGGCTGCCGCAAAACCAGCAGCAAAGAAACCAACGGCTAAGGCTGCTCCCAAGAAGAAGTAG
- a CDS encoding glycosyltransferase family 4 protein, whose protein sequence is MKVLMFGWEFPPHILGGLGTASYGITKGLSAQQDMEITFCIPRPWGDEDKSFMNIIGMSQTPIVWKDVSYDYVKERIGDKMTPEQYYALRDHIYADFSYRMTDDLGCIEFSGKYPQNLHEEINNYSIVAGVIARQQEYDIIHAHDWLTYPAGIHAKSISGKPLVIHVHATDFDRSRGNVNPTVYSIEKDGMDHADCIMCVSELTRQTVINHYHQDPAKCVAMHNAVYPLDPEIKKFVDIPIENAEQRDKVVTFLGRITMQKGPEYFVEAAAKVLNRTKGIRFCMAGSGDKMDEMIDLVAKKGIADRFHFPGFMKGHQVYEAFRESYVYVMPSVSEPFGISPLEAMQCGVPSIISKQSGCAEILTNCVKTDYWDIDAMADAIYALCTYHSYHHYLKEEGRKEVDQITWEKVGERIYNCYKECLGWK, encoded by the coding sequence ATGAAAGTATTAATGTTCGGATGGGAATTTCCACCTCATATTTTGGGAGGTCTCGGAACCGCAAGTTACGGCATAACAAAAGGCCTTTCCGCACAGCAAGACATGGAGATTACTTTCTGCATACCCCGTCCATGGGGCGATGAGGACAAATCGTTCATGAACATCATCGGAATGAGCCAAACGCCTATTGTTTGGAAAGATGTAAGTTATGACTATGTGAAAGAACGCATAGGCGACAAGATGACACCGGAACAATACTATGCACTCAGGGATCATATCTACGCAGATTTCAGTTACAGGATGACTGACGACCTTGGCTGTATCGAGTTCTCAGGAAAATATCCTCAAAACCTACACGAAGAAATCAACAATTATTCAATCGTTGCAGGTGTAATAGCACGTCAGCAGGAATATGACATCATCCATGCACACGATTGGCTTACTTATCCAGCAGGCATCCATGCTAAGTCTATCTCAGGCAAACCTTTGGTAATTCACGTACATGCCACAGATTTCGACCGTAGTCGCGGTAATGTCAATCCCACTGTTTACAGCATAGAGAAAGATGGTATGGACCACGCAGACTGCATCATGTGTGTGAGTGAACTGACTCGTCAGACTGTTATCAATCACTATCATCAAGACCCGGCTAAATGCGTGGCAATGCACAATGCCGTATATCCCTTAGACCCGGAAATCAAGAAATTCGTTGACATTCCTATAGAGAATGCTGAACAACGCGACAAAGTTGTTACCTTCCTCGGACGTATCACAATGCAGAAGGGACCGGAATACTTTGTTGAGGCTGCCGCCAAGGTGCTCAATCGTACCAAAGGCATACGTTTCTGCATGGCAGGTTCCGGCGACAAGATGGACGAAATGATTGACCTCGTAGCCAAGAAAGGTATTGCTGACAGATTCCATTTCCCTGGCTTCATGAAAGGGCATCAGGTGTATGAAGCATTCAGGGAAAGTTACGTTTACGTCATGCCATCAGTCAGTGAACCTTTCGGCATCTCGCCCCTTGAAGCCATGCAATGCGGTGTACCAAGCATCATCAGTAAACAGAGCGGATGTGCAGAAATTCTGACAAATTGTGTCAAGACTGATTATTGGGACATCGATGCCATGGCTGACGCAATATATGCGCTATGCACATACCATTCGTACCACCACTACCTTAAAGAAGAAGGACGTAAGGAGGTTGACCAAATAACATGGGAAAAGGTGGGCGAACGCATCTACAACTGCTATAAGGAATGCCTGGGTTGGAAATGA
- a CDS encoding glycogen debranching enzyme N-terminal domain-containing protein → MPYLHFDKTQMANLQDSLFKELLITNRQGAYCSTTLVGCNIRKYHGLLVVPVPEIDDENHVLLSALDETVIQHGAEFNLGLHRYQGGHYSPKGHKYIMSFDWDKVPTWTYRVGGVILKKEIVFRRQKKFQILIRYTLVDAHSKTLLRLKPMLSFRSVRAWTHANNAANTGFTPVDQGISMRLYEGYPDLYMQTDRPCEFKYDPNWYLGLEYPKEAERGYGDVEDALVPGYFETELKKGESIVFSAGTTEADAKLLEISMSGEMATLDHHDSFVHCLVNAAHQFRVEKDGELYMMAGFHWFKARARDTFMSLPGLTLSIGERERFEQYMDTATKALDDFLERRDISVDIYEMDQPDVLLWAMWCIQQYSKHVGRKECYEKYGVLLKRIAQFIYDGKHENLFMHSNGLLYTNGHDKPVTWMNSTIDGRPIVPRSGYIVEFNALWYNDLCFIDQLLSENGKTEEKNMAKKTKELAEKVGKSFKDVFLNEYGYLFDFVDGQMADWSVRPNQLLGIALDFCPLDIHERKRVLDICTKELVTPKGIRSLSPKSGGYNPLYTGSQTQRDLAYHQGTAWPWLTGFYLEAYLRVYKMSGVNYIERQLIGFEEELFYHSLGTIPELFDGNPPFHGRGAVSLAMNVSGILRAIRMLDKYQNNQ, encoded by the coding sequence ATGCCATACTTACACTTTGACAAGACGCAGATGGCTAATCTTCAGGACAGTTTGTTCAAAGAGTTGCTGATTACAAATCGGCAAGGTGCCTACTGCTCAACCACATTGGTTGGTTGCAACATTCGAAAGTATCATGGCCTGTTGGTAGTCCCCGTACCCGAAATCGACGATGAGAACCATGTATTGCTCTCTGCGCTGGATGAGACAGTTATCCAGCACGGAGCAGAATTCAATCTTGGCCTTCATCGTTATCAAGGCGGGCACTACAGTCCTAAGGGCCATAAATACATTATGAGTTTTGATTGGGACAAGGTTCCGACATGGACATACCGGGTTGGTGGCGTCATTCTGAAAAAGGAAATAGTATTCCGTCGCCAAAAGAAATTCCAGATTTTGATTCGCTACACTCTTGTTGACGCTCACTCCAAGACCTTACTTCGCCTGAAGCCTATGCTTTCATTCAGAAGTGTCAGAGCCTGGACACATGCCAACAACGCAGCAAACACAGGTTTTACACCAGTCGATCAAGGCATCTCTATGCGGCTCTATGAAGGTTATCCCGACCTCTACATGCAAACAGACAGACCTTGTGAATTCAAATACGACCCCAACTGGTATCTCGGACTTGAATATCCGAAAGAAGCTGAGCGTGGTTATGGCGACGTAGAAGACGCGCTGGTTCCCGGCTATTTCGAAACAGAACTGAAGAAAGGCGAGAGCATCGTATTCTCTGCAGGTACGACAGAGGCTGACGCGAAACTTTTAGAAATTAGCATGTCCGGCGAAATGGCGACGTTGGACCACCACGACAGTTTCGTACATTGTCTGGTCAATGCAGCGCACCAATTCCGTGTTGAAAAAGACGGCGAATTATACATGATGGCAGGTTTCCACTGGTTCAAGGCACGTGCCCGCGACACATTCATGTCATTACCAGGATTAACGCTCTCTATCGGCGAACGTGAACGTTTTGAGCAATATATGGACACCGCCACTAAAGCGTTGGATGATTTCCTCGAAAGGCGCGACATCAGTGTCGATATTTACGAAATGGACCAGCCCGACGTGCTGTTGTGGGCAATGTGGTGTATTCAGCAATACAGCAAACATGTCGGCAGGAAAGAATGTTACGAAAAATATGGCGTCTTGCTCAAACGCATAGCACAGTTCATCTATGATGGGAAACACGAGAATTTATTCATGCATTCTAACGGTCTCCTGTACACTAATGGTCACGACAAACCGGTAACATGGATGAATTCTACCATTGATGGCCGCCCCATCGTTCCACGTTCGGGTTACATTGTAGAGTTCAATGCGCTATGGTATAATGACCTTTGTTTTATCGATCAACTTCTGTCAGAAAATGGAAAGACTGAAGAAAAAAACATGGCAAAGAAGACAAAAGAACTCGCAGAAAAGGTCGGAAAATCGTTCAAAGACGTATTCCTGAACGAATATGGCTATCTCTTCGACTTCGTTGACGGACAGATGGCAGACTGGAGCGTACGCCCCAACCAATTATTGGGTATCGCGCTCGACTTCTGCCCACTCGACATACATGAACGAAAGCGTGTTCTTGATATTTGTACAAAGGAGTTGGTAACTCCAAAGGGCATCAGAAGCCTGTCGCCAAAGAGCGGTGGTTATAATCCGCTCTACACAGGTTCACAGACTCAAAGAGACTTGGCCTACCATCAGGGCACTGCATGGCCTTGGCTGACGGGTTTCTATCTTGAAGCATATCTTCGTGTATATAAGATGAGCGGCGTTAACTATATTGAACGCCAACTTATAGGATTCGAAGAAGAATTGTTCTACCACAGTCTTGGCACGATACCAGAACTGTTCGACGGCAATCCTCCATTCCACGGACGCGGTGCTGTATCACTTGCCATGAATGTAAGCGGCATCCTGAGAGCCATCAGAATGCTTGATAAGTATCAGAATAATCAGTAA
- a CDS encoding glycogen/starch synthase — protein MNSKLIHADFVFETSWEVCNKVGGIYTVLSSIAKTLEQRHKNNVCFVGPDIWKDDACPYFKESKTLHKDWVKAAADGGLKIRVGHWLVPGKPLAVLVDFKTYYNIKDQLYGLAWEYFKVDSLHSYGDYDEASMFSYAAGRFAEIIIREFLSEKKHIVYQAHEWMSGLGMMFLKKNLPQVATVFTTHATSIGRSITSNNKNLYEYFEGYNGDQMALELNMEAKHSVEKQSAHRADCFTTVSSFTNKECIQLLEKAADVVIPNGFENDFVPVGAELTKTRKKARTAIINAAEALTASKIEDDVLIVSTSGRNDFRCKGFDVYIDALSELNSQLKGIQNAKKTMVLALVEVPAWCAGAREDLAERLKTKDTYSEPLNEPNLTHWLHNPYEDRILNMIKALGLNNEPNDPVKVVFIPCYLEGNDGIFNMSYYDLLTANDLCVYPSYYEPWGYTPLESCAFSIPCITTDLSGFGQWVNETKGHDCTLNEGVAVLHRDDNNYFKVSADISLAIMAYSELTPRQRSNIRKKAAAIANQAQWSTFADNYMQAFHFALQKAQSQQ, from the coding sequence ATGAATTCAAAACTCATTCATGCTGACTTTGTTTTTGAAACAAGCTGGGAAGTTTGCAATAAAGTTGGTGGAATATACACAGTTCTTTCTTCTATTGCCAAGACACTTGAGCAAAGGCACAAGAACAACGTCTGCTTCGTTGGACCAGACATTTGGAAAGATGACGCATGTCCTTATTTTAAGGAAAGCAAAACACTGCACAAAGATTGGGTGAAGGCCGCAGCAGATGGTGGCCTTAAAATTCGTGTAGGACACTGGCTGGTGCCTGGCAAACCGCTTGCAGTATTGGTTGATTTCAAAACATATTACAACATTAAGGACCAACTTTATGGTCTTGCCTGGGAATACTTCAAAGTGGACTCACTTCATTCCTACGGTGATTACGATGAAGCATCCATGTTCTCTTATGCAGCAGGGCGCTTTGCAGAAATCATTATACGTGAATTCCTTTCAGAAAAGAAACATATAGTCTATCAGGCGCACGAATGGATGAGCGGACTGGGGATGATGTTCCTCAAGAAGAATCTGCCACAAGTTGCAACTGTTTTCACAACACATGCCACAAGCATAGGAAGAAGCATTACGAGCAACAACAAGAATCTCTACGAGTATTTCGAAGGCTACAATGGCGACCAAATGGCTTTGGAACTCAACATGGAAGCCAAGCATAGTGTTGAAAAACAAAGTGCGCATCGCGCGGACTGTTTTACCACTGTCAGTTCTTTTACAAATAAAGAATGCATCCAGTTGTTGGAGAAAGCCGCTGATGTGGTTATTCCAAACGGATTTGAAAATGATTTTGTACCTGTAGGTGCAGAATTAACAAAAACAAGAAAAAAGGCAAGGACAGCGATTATAAATGCAGCCGAGGCTTTGACTGCGAGCAAAATTGAAGATGATGTCCTGATTGTCAGCACGAGTGGCAGGAACGATTTCCGATGCAAGGGCTTTGACGTATATATTGATGCACTTTCTGAACTAAACAGCCAACTGAAAGGTATCCAAAACGCAAAAAAGACCATGGTGCTTGCTCTTGTGGAAGTACCTGCATGGTGTGCAGGTGCCAGAGAGGATTTGGCGGAAAGGTTAAAGACCAAAGATACATACTCCGAGCCTTTGAATGAACCTAATCTAACTCATTGGCTTCACAATCCGTATGAAGACAGGATATTGAACATGATAAAGGCGCTTGGACTGAACAACGAGCCCAACGACCCAGTAAAAGTTGTTTTCATACCGTGCTACCTCGAAGGCAACGATGGCATCTTTAATATGTCATATTATGACCTGCTTACAGCAAACGACCTGTGTGTGTACCCTTCATATTATGAGCCATGGGGATATACTCCGCTCGAAAGTTGCGCATTCAGCATACCTTGCATCACCACTGACCTGAGTGGTTTCGGTCAGTGGGTTAATGAGACCAAAGGCCATGATTGCACATTAAACGAAGGTGTTGCCGTGCTTCATAGAGACGACAATAATTATTTCAAGGTTTCTGCAGATATCAGTCTCGCCATAATGGCATACAGCGAATTAACACCACGTCAAAGAAGCAACATCCGCAAAAAAGCCGCTGCAATAGCAAATCAAGCCCAATGGAGCACCTTTGCAGACAACTATATGCAAGCGTTCCATTTTGCATTGCAAAAGGCACAAAGTCAACAATAA